In Pseudodesulfovibrio sp. JC047, the following proteins share a genomic window:
- a CDS encoding phosphatidylglycerol lysyltransferase domain-containing protein, giving the protein MQLNFEPISVDRQIEYRACLTECPQLLTSDFSFANIFGWAEHYGLEWAFHKDLCFIRQTKPETIFWAPIGPWEKYDWPHCDVMQDSGKFTRVPEALTRLWSVAYGNHILIEECREHWDYIYSVEDLIALKGKKFHKKKNLLNQFKKNYDFTYDSMTPNCVEEVLEMQDEWYKWYEENNPSDALKAENRAITRVLHNFDQITGLTGASLRVDGKVIAYTVAEPLCEDSVVIHFEKGDVRYKGVYQAINQMFLENDGADFTTVNREQDLGDEGLRKAKLSYNPTFFLKKFETTLL; this is encoded by the coding sequence ATGCAACTCAATTTTGAACCAATCTCTGTGGACAGACAGATCGAATACCGTGCGTGCCTGACCGAATGCCCACAACTTTTGACCAGTGATTTTTCCTTTGCCAACATCTTTGGCTGGGCCGAACACTACGGTCTTGAATGGGCCTTTCACAAAGACCTGTGTTTCATCCGTCAGACCAAACCGGAAACCATTTTCTGGGCACCCATCGGACCGTGGGAAAAATACGATTGGCCCCATTGCGACGTCATGCAGGACAGCGGGAAATTCACCCGCGTTCCCGAGGCCCTGACCCGTCTCTGGTCCGTGGCCTATGGCAACCACATCCTCATCGAAGAATGCCGCGAGCACTGGGATTACATCTATTCCGTCGAGGACCTGATCGCGCTCAAGGGAAAGAAATTCCATAAAAAGAAAAATCTGCTCAACCAATTCAAGAAAAACTATGACTTCACCTATGACTCCATGACGCCCAATTGTGTTGAAGAAGTGCTCGAAATGCAGGACGAATGGTATAAATGGTATGAAGAAAACAACCCGTCAGACGCACTCAAAGCGGAAAACCGCGCCATCACTCGCGTGTTGCACAACTTCGATCAGATCACAGGTCTCACGGGAGCCAGCCTGCGCGTGGATGGAAAAGTCATAGCCTACACTGTGGCAGAACCCCTGTGTGAAGACTCGGTCGTCATCCATTTTGAAAAAGGCGATGTCCGGTACAAAGGCGTGTATCAGGCCATCAACCAGATGTTTTTGGAAAACGACGGTGCCGATTTCACCACTGTCAACCGAGAACAAGACCTGGGTGACGAAGGATTGCGAAAAGCGAAGCTCTCATACAACCCCACATTCTTCCTGAAAAAATTTGAAACAACCCTGCTCTAA
- a CDS encoding alkaline phosphatase family protein produces the protein MSILLSSKPRSRLVVLGLDGMPLDLALQLGASLPNIRRLAQHATTVKAELPELSPVNWTAFFTGEGPEKHGIFGFSHLDPQTYQMRITNSLDVTCPTIFDRLGTHGILSRIINLPGTYPVRQLRGMCISGFVSLDIEKAVYPSFLKEKLCSINYKLEADTNRGQQDLDYLLAELRATLHSRLNALDMLWPDLGWDLFIHVFTETDRLFHFFMDAVLHTDHPSHLKCLRFLADWDHAIGLFLKRYDALPGPKRLLVLADHGFTELKTEVCLNTWLKQQGFLTLSGTPDDEWDASKLSSESQAFALDPGRIYIHSATRFGRGRVSEQNIPALINTIRHGLLQLTYKGSPVLKAVHTRDTLYPGAHTNQVPDLICEAHPGFDLKAKFDRTDIFGLHGRTGTHTVEGALFYDTEDSQPRSLRDIGTTILQHFDIKK, from the coding sequence ATGTCTATTCTACTTTCTTCAAAACCACGTTCACGCCTGGTTGTACTGGGGTTGGACGGAATGCCGCTCGACCTTGCGCTTCAGCTTGGAGCGAGCCTGCCCAACATCCGCCGACTGGCGCAACACGCAACCACCGTCAAAGCGGAACTCCCAGAACTTTCGCCAGTTAACTGGACCGCCTTCTTTACAGGAGAAGGCCCGGAAAAACACGGTATTTTCGGTTTTTCCCATTTGGACCCGCAGACCTATCAAATGCGAATCACGAACAGCCTGGATGTGACGTGTCCCACCATCTTTGACCGTCTTGGCACCCACGGCATTCTTTCCCGCATCATCAACCTGCCCGGTACCTATCCAGTGCGTCAACTTCGGGGGATGTGCATTTCCGGTTTTGTTTCTCTCGACATTGAAAAAGCTGTTTACCCCTCGTTTTTAAAAGAAAAACTTTGCTCGATAAACTACAAGCTCGAAGCGGACACCAACCGGGGACAACAGGATCTCGACTACCTGCTTGCAGAACTGCGCGCGACTCTACATTCCCGATTGAATGCGTTGGACATGCTCTGGCCGGACCTTGGCTGGGACCTGTTTATTCACGTCTTCACTGAAACGGATCGGCTTTTCCACTTCTTCATGGATGCGGTGCTTCACACGGATCACCCCTCTCATTTAAAATGCCTGCGCTTTCTTGCGGATTGGGATCACGCCATCGGCCTGTTCCTGAAACGATATGATGCTCTGCCCGGTCCCAAACGACTGCTGGTGCTGGCTGACCACGGTTTTACCGAACTAAAAACCGAAGTCTGCCTGAACACCTGGCTCAAACAACAGGGATTCCTGACGCTTTCCGGCACCCCTGACGACGAGTGGGATGCCTCGAAACTCTCGTCAGAATCCCAGGCCTTTGCCCTTGATCCGGGTCGAATCTACATTCACTCCGCCACACGCTTTGGCCGAGGGCGAGTGTCTGAACAGAACATCCCCGCATTGATCAACACCATCAGACACGGACTGCTCCAACTGACATACAAAGGATCTCCGGTCCTCAAGGCTGTTCACACCCGAGACACCCTTTATCCCGGTGCTCATACCAATCAGGTCCCTGACCTAATCTGCGAAGCGCATCCCGGCTTTGACCTCAAGGCCAAATTCGATCGAACCGACATATTTGGTTTGCATGGACGGACAGGGACACATACGGTAGAAGGAGCACTGTTTTATGACACCGAAGATTCACAGCCGCGCTCCCTACGAGACATCGGCACCACAATACTCCAACACTTTGATATTAAAAAATAA